In Candidatus Sulfotelmatobacter sp., the following are encoded in one genomic region:
- a CDS encoding glucose 1-dehydrogenase: MKAVTVSPAARVITVRDHPEPKLRSPIDVLMRTLDVGICGTDYEIGSFTYGTPPAGDDYLVIGHEAFGRVIEVGSAVARIKAGDFVVPMVRRPCPHESCAPCRAGRQDFCVTGDFTERGIKGAHGYMTERVVDHERYFLPVPPGLREAGVLIEPLTIAEKALEQARAVETRLPEAARHSHAQPKNAVVLGAGPVGLLGAMLLTILGYRVCVYSKSLSDVARASILQDLGATPIPAETHSVEHLAEAAGDIDLVYEAVGAAPLSFEVIKFLGVNGAFVFTGVPGRKAPVRLDTDRIMRHLVLRNQVLLGSVNAGRGSYENAIKDLATFMQRWPDAVRAMITSRSDLDSAPDLIAHRAAGIKSVVSPQAR, from the coding sequence ATGAAAGCCGTCACCGTTAGCCCGGCCGCCCGCGTGATCACGGTGCGCGATCATCCCGAACCCAAACTGCGCTCGCCGATCGACGTGCTGATGCGTACGCTCGACGTCGGGATCTGCGGCACCGACTACGAGATCGGCTCGTTTACCTACGGCACGCCGCCGGCGGGCGACGACTATCTGGTGATCGGGCACGAAGCGTTCGGGCGCGTGATCGAGGTGGGCTCGGCGGTGGCGCGCATCAAGGCCGGCGACTTCGTGGTGCCGATGGTGCGCCGCCCCTGCCCGCACGAATCGTGCGCGCCATGTCGTGCCGGTCGCCAGGACTTCTGCGTCACCGGCGACTTCACCGAACGCGGCATCAAGGGCGCGCACGGCTACATGACCGAGCGGGTGGTGGATCACGAGCGCTACTTCCTGCCGGTGCCGCCGGGCCTGCGCGAAGCCGGGGTGCTGATCGAGCCGCTCACGATTGCCGAGAAGGCGCTCGAGCAGGCACGGGCGGTCGAGACTCGACTGCCCGAGGCGGCGCGACATTCGCATGCGCAGCCGAAGAACGCCGTGGTGCTGGGCGCGGGTCCGGTCGGGTTGCTGGGCGCAATGTTGCTCACCATCTTGGGCTACCGGGTCTGCGTCTACTCCAAGTCGCTCTCCGACGTAGCGCGTGCTTCGATTCTTCAGGACCTCGGCGCCACCCCGATCCCCGCCGAGACGCATTCGGTTGAGCACCTGGCCGAGGCGGCGGGCGACATCGATCTGGTCTACGAGGCGGTGGGCGCGGCGCCACTGTCCTTCGAGGTCATCAAGTTCCTCGGCGTGAACGGTGCGTTCGTGTTCACCGGCGTTCCAGGGCGGAAGGCGCCGGTGCGCCTCGACACCGACCGGATCATGCGCCACCTGGTGCTGCGCAACCAGGTGCTGCTCGGCAGCGTCAACGCCGGACGCGGCTCCTACGAGAACGCGATCAAGGACCTCGCCACCTTCATGCAGCGCTGGCCCGACGCGGTACGCGCGATGATCACCTCCCGCTCGGACCTCGACTCGGCGCCCGATCTCATCGCGCACCGCGCCGCCGGCATCAAGAGCGTGGTGAGCCCGCAGGCGCGCTGA